Proteins from a genomic interval of Salinarchaeum sp. Harcht-Bsk1:
- a CDS encoding DUF444 family protein, with product MGLIDDLERFHSVGEDRREDLKEFVAYGDLSASDADSVRVPIKIVDLPEFAYDKRDQGGVGQGDAEVGQPVDAEPQPGDEEGDPGEEGGEHEYYEMDPEEFAEELDEELGLDLDPKGKQVVEEIEGDYTDVARAGPDSTLDFERMFTEGLKRKLATEFDEDFLREVCKVEGITVGDVFEWARDEHVPVSHAAVAKLHGEVADERGAWESIADVEANVERTPVRQRIREQGLDHVPYRREDERYRYPEVIEERERNVVVVNIRDVSGSMRQNKRELVERVFTPLDWYLQGKYDTAEFVYIAHDAEAWEVEREDFFGIRSGGGTKISSAYELAEELLDSYPYSEWNRYVFAAGDSENSSNDTEQSVIPLMEAIDANLHAYVETQPSGNAINATHAEEVETYFGEDSGDVAVAYVSGQEDVTDAIYEVLSTEDDSQ from the coding sequence GTGGGACTGATCGACGACCTCGAGCGGTTCCACTCCGTCGGCGAGGATCGCCGCGAGGACCTCAAGGAGTTCGTCGCCTACGGCGACCTCTCCGCGAGCGACGCCGACAGCGTCCGCGTGCCGATCAAGATCGTCGACCTGCCGGAGTTCGCCTACGACAAGCGCGACCAGGGCGGCGTCGGCCAGGGCGACGCGGAGGTCGGCCAGCCCGTCGACGCCGAGCCCCAGCCCGGCGACGAGGAGGGCGACCCCGGCGAGGAGGGCGGCGAGCACGAGTACTACGAGATGGATCCCGAGGAGTTCGCCGAGGAACTCGACGAGGAACTCGGCCTCGACCTCGATCCGAAGGGCAAGCAGGTCGTCGAGGAGATCGAGGGCGACTACACCGACGTCGCCCGCGCCGGTCCCGACTCCACCCTCGACTTCGAGCGGATGTTCACGGAGGGCCTCAAGCGCAAGCTCGCGACGGAGTTCGACGAGGACTTTCTGCGGGAAGTGTGCAAGGTCGAGGGGATCACCGTCGGGGACGTCTTCGAGTGGGCCCGCGACGAGCACGTCCCGGTGTCCCACGCAGCGGTCGCGAAGCTCCACGGCGAGGTCGCCGACGAGCGAGGCGCCTGGGAGTCGATCGCCGACGTCGAGGCCAACGTCGAGCGCACCCCCGTCCGCCAGCGGATCCGCGAGCAGGGGCTCGACCACGTACCCTACCGCCGCGAGGACGAGCGCTACCGCTACCCCGAGGTGATCGAGGAGCGCGAGCGCAACGTCGTCGTGGTGAACATCCGCGACGTCTCCGGCTCGATGCGCCAGAACAAGCGCGAACTCGTCGAGCGGGTGTTCACGCCGCTGGACTGGTACCTCCAGGGCAAGTACGACACCGCGGAGTTCGTCTACATCGCCCACGACGCCGAGGCCTGGGAGGTCGAGCGCGAGGACTTCTTCGGTATCCGCAGCGGTGGCGGCACGAAGATCTCCTCGGCCTACGAACTCGCCGAGGAGCTCCTGGACTCATACCCCTACAGCGAGTGGAACCGCTACGTCTTCGCCGCGGGCGACTCGGAGAACTCCAGCAACGACACCGAACAGTCAGTGATCCCGCTGATGGAAGCGATCGACGCGAACCTCCACGCCTACGTCGAGACCCAGCCCAGCGGCAACGCGATCAACGCGACGCACGCCGAGGAGGTGGAGACGTACTTCGGCGAGGACTCGGGGGACGTGGCGGTCGCCTACGTCAGTGGCCAGGAGGACGTCACCGACGCGATCTACGAGGTCCTCTCGACGGAGGACGATTCACAATGA
- a CDS encoding SpoVR family protein, with protein MSTPDRYQAQQQARRLERPVAAARELAQTLGLEPVPVNYWIVDYDEMNELIAYDGFQTRYPHWRWGMKYDRQQKQDRYTGGKAFEIVNNDSPANAFLQESNPLADQKAVITHVEAHADFFANNQWFGLFPGEEGGATAMLERHATRIREIMEDPEIDREAVESWIDTVLTLSDTIDQQRAFSRDLGADGDAADEIDLADQLDDLDIGDEVRAEVFDEEWLEAQAEEELLDRDAPEADVLAFLREHGMAYDAEAERAVEFEEWQREVLELLRAEAYYFAAQRMTKVMNEGWAAYWESIMMAGETFADADEFVTYADHMAKVLASSGLNPYALGLELWTYVENRTNRQEVLERLLAVEGVDWRSLEATVDWDAVQAALEPPEAVAAAGGTDLEDVAALPDHLIDREEIEAAREGAFDPSEESWRLLSYEGMARRHYSLVRPEHRRFLRDVSRDELEEIARYVFDQDRYATIEDALADVDFTAGWDRMREIRESHNDVTFLDSFLTEEFVATNDYFTFEYSRAAEEHRVASTDPADVKKKLLLQFTNLGKPTITVEDGNYGNRNELLLGHHYNGVALDLAQAERVLERTFELWGRPVNLATIVKEVDEHDVEVARRRSREPDPEESGKLLRYDGSTIEHRDMPWSEVDHLAADDVDYDTKPEEWLQ; from the coding sequence ATGAGCACGCCAGACCGCTACCAGGCACAGCAGCAGGCCCGCAGACTGGAGCGACCGGTCGCCGCGGCCCGCGAACTGGCCCAGACACTCGGCCTGGAGCCCGTCCCGGTGAACTACTGGATCGTCGACTACGACGAGATGAACGAACTCATCGCCTACGACGGATTCCAGACGCGCTATCCCCACTGGCGCTGGGGGATGAAGTACGACCGTCAGCAGAAGCAGGACCGCTACACCGGCGGGAAGGCCTTCGAGATCGTCAACAACGACAGCCCGGCCAACGCCTTCCTCCAGGAGTCCAACCCGCTCGCCGACCAGAAGGCCGTCATCACGCACGTCGAGGCCCACGCCGACTTCTTCGCGAACAACCAGTGGTTCGGCCTGTTCCCCGGCGAGGAGGGCGGTGCCACGGCCATGCTCGAACGCCACGCCACTCGCATCCGGGAGATCATGGAGGATCCCGAGATCGACCGCGAGGCCGTCGAGTCCTGGATCGACACCGTCCTCACGCTCTCGGACACGATCGACCAGCAGCGGGCCTTCTCGCGGGACCTCGGCGCGGACGGCGACGCGGCCGACGAGATCGACCTCGCCGACCAGCTCGACGACCTCGACATCGGCGATGAGGTGCGCGCGGAGGTCTTCGACGAGGAGTGGCTCGAGGCCCAGGCCGAGGAGGAACTGCTCGACCGCGACGCGCCCGAAGCCGACGTCCTCGCCTTCCTGCGCGAGCACGGCATGGCCTACGACGCCGAGGCCGAGCGCGCCGTCGAGTTCGAGGAGTGGCAGCGCGAGGTGCTCGAACTCTTGCGCGCGGAGGCCTACTACTTCGCGGCCCAGCGGATGACGAAGGTGATGAACGAGGGCTGGGCGGCCTACTGGGAGTCGATCATGATGGCCGGCGAGACGTTCGCCGACGCGGACGAGTTCGTCACCTACGCCGACCACATGGCGAAGGTGCTGGCCTCGTCGGGGCTGAACCCCTACGCGCTCGGCCTCGAACTCTGGACCTACGTCGAGAACCGTACGAACCGCCAGGAGGTCCTCGAGCGCCTGCTCGCCGTCGAGGGCGTCGACTGGCGCAGCCTCGAGGCGACCGTGGACTGGGACGCCGTCCAGGCGGCGCTGGAGCCGCCGGAGGCCGTCGCCGCCGCTGGCGGCACCGATCTCGAAGACGTCGCTGCGCTCCCGGACCACCTGATCGACCGCGAGGAAATCGAGGCCGCTCGCGAGGGCGCCTTCGACCCGAGCGAGGAGTCCTGGCGCCTCCTGAGCTACGAGGGGATGGCTCGGCGACACTACTCGCTGGTGCGTCCCGAGCACCGGCGCTTCCTGCGGGACGTCTCCCGGGACGAACTCGAGGAGATCGCCCGGTACGTGTTCGATCAGGATCGCTACGCGACGATCGAGGACGCCCTCGCGGACGTCGACTTCACCGCCGGCTGGGACCGGATGCGCGAGATCCGTGAGAGCCACAACGACGTGACGTTCCTCGATTCGTTCCTGACCGAGGAGTTCGTGGCGACGAACGACTACTTCACCTTCGAGTACTCCCGGGCCGCCGAGGAGCACCGCGTCGCGAGCACCGACCCCGCCGACGTCAAGAAGAAGCTCCTGCTCCAGTTCACCAACCTCGGCAAGCCCACGATCACCGTCGAGGACGGCAACTACGGCAACCGGAACGAACTGCTGCTCGGTCACCACTACAACGGCGTCGCGCTCGACCTCGCGCAGGCCGAGCGCGTGCTGGAGCGCACCTTCGAACTGTGGGGCCGACCCGTCAACCTCGCGACGATCGTCAAGGAGGTCGACGAGCACGACGTCGAGGTCGCTCGGCGGCGCAGTCGCGAACCGGACCCCGAGGAGTCCGGGAAGTTGCTCCGGTACGACGGGAGTACGATCGAGCACCGCGACATGCCCTGGAGCGAGGTCGACCACCTCGCGGCCGACGACGTGGACTACGACACCAAGCCCGAAGAGTGGCTGCAGTGA
- a CDS encoding rubredoxin-like domain-containing protein, translating to MPTQDVPSVSLGEGIYTEGGERVGTIRGFDASGFYVTLKAGVDAPTTEEHSTVGEVGEINLMWRCWQCGETGRIDEMPDHCPSCGSPAEELYYWTED from the coding sequence ATGCCAACACAGGACGTACCCAGCGTGTCGCTCGGCGAGGGCATCTACACCGAGGGTGGCGAACGTGTCGGCACGATCCGCGGGTTCGACGCGAGCGGCTTCTACGTCACGCTCAAAGCCGGCGTGGACGCGCCGACGACCGAGGAGCACAGCACCGTCGGCGAGGTCGGCGAGATCAATCTGATGTGGCGCTGCTGGCAGTGCGGCGAGACCGGGCGGATCGACGAGATGCCGGATCACTGCCCCTCCTGTGGCTCGCCCGCGGAGGAGCTCTACTACTGGACGGAGGACTGA
- a CDS encoding GIDE domain-containing protein translates to MALDVGGIVSLLLLALLVLGPAAWVIHHYAVLQDFRTARTVFRLDATSLAVGGVLLAGSVALVVIAFEPAAPLAMIFGGTLLVFGIAGVTIAVANLDWYLASRRLPVDSPASVEPGPVQLEGRAVPLGEFVPSAVTQTDSLAYRGSTREEYAVLGRGYASSTWSAVSVAEGATRFGVVDPAAIEGVGDDEAATNGRELPAKFRAELDDPDVELPADVRPIAVDADAAEFPLLFPTSRLVELSPAGATLDGLERTIPAEPGTTVPVADELARGTRSRPREYSERRLDAGDPVYVLGTARETADGEIEIGPDPDGPPFVVTRLTAEAATAHARRFCRTYGLLGLASLAAGAGLIASVGL, encoded by the coding sequence ATGGCACTCGACGTCGGCGGGATCGTCTCCCTGCTCCTCCTCGCGCTCCTCGTGCTCGGGCCGGCCGCGTGGGTGATCCACCACTACGCCGTCCTCCAGGATTTCCGGACCGCTCGGACCGTCTTCCGGCTCGACGCGACGTCGCTGGCGGTCGGCGGGGTGCTACTCGCCGGCAGCGTCGCACTCGTCGTGATCGCGTTCGAGCCCGCAGCACCGCTGGCGATGATCTTCGGCGGCACCCTGCTCGTCTTCGGCATCGCGGGCGTCACCATCGCCGTCGCGAACCTCGACTGGTACCTCGCGAGCCGCCGGCTGCCCGTCGATTCGCCGGCGTCCGTCGAGCCCGGACCGGTCCAGCTGGAGGGCCGTGCCGTCCCGCTCGGGGAGTTCGTCCCCTCCGCCGTCACGCAGACCGATTCGCTGGCCTACCGTGGCTCCACCCGGGAGGAGTACGCCGTCCTCGGGAGGGGGTACGCCTCCTCCACCTGGTCGGCCGTCTCCGTCGCCGAGGGAGCGACGCGCTTCGGCGTCGTCGATCCGGCGGCGATCGAGGGAGTCGGCGACGACGAGGCGGCCACGAACGGCCGGGAACTCCCGGCGAAGTTCCGCGCGGAACTGGACGATCCCGACGTGGAGCTCCCGGCGGACGTCCGGCCGATCGCCGTCGACGCCGATGCCGCCGAGTTCCCGCTGCTCTTCCCGACGAGCCGCCTCGTCGAACTCAGCCCGGCAGGCGCGACGCTCGACGGCCTCGAACGGACCATCCCCGCCGAACCGGGCACCACCGTTCCGGTCGCCGACGAACTGGCGCGGGGCACTCGCTCCCGGCCGCGAGAGTACAGCGAGCGCCGCCTCGACGCGGGCGATCCCGTATACGTGCTGGGGACTGCCCGCGAGACCGCCGACGGCGAGATCGAGATTGGCCCCGATCCCGACGGCCCGCCGTTCGTCGTGACGCGGCTCACTGCCGAGGCGGCCACCGCCCACGCCCGACGCTTCTGCCGAACCTACGGGCTGCTCGGACTCGCCTCGCTGGCTGCCGGTGCCGGCCTGATCGCGTCCGTCGGGCTCTGA
- a CDS encoding ketopantoate reductase family protein yields the protein MEVLVIGAGSLGSLVGGLLAPDHDVTLVGRDPHVSTIRTAGLAIGGEIQTRVEPSATIPQRVSASADLAIVTVKAGDTADAAETLTECDVEAVWSLQNGLGNEATLAEALDVPVLAGTATYGADQSAPGSVTCTGIGEVAIGPRPETETPEADLALAEEYGEALSGADAATTGGTDADADAESPPGLDVLVDPAMPERLWRKLAVNVGINPTTALARADNGALAEDEIAATARTAARETARVAQASGVDLDEADAAAELDAVVEATADNRSSMLQDVERGRRTEIDQLAGAVVDRAEEHEVSVPVARTLTALVRAWERANYLR from the coding sequence ATGGAAGTGCTCGTGATCGGTGCCGGGAGTCTCGGGAGCCTCGTCGGTGGCCTGCTCGCGCCGGACCACGACGTGACGCTGGTCGGTCGGGATCCACACGTCAGCACGATCCGCACCGCTGGGCTCGCGATCGGCGGGGAGATCCAGACGCGCGTCGAGCCGTCGGCGACGATCCCCCAACGGGTGAGCGCGTCGGCGGACCTCGCGATCGTGACGGTCAAGGCCGGCGACACGGCGGACGCCGCGGAGACGCTCACCGAGTGCGACGTCGAGGCGGTCTGGTCGCTCCAGAACGGCCTCGGCAACGAGGCGACCCTCGCCGAGGCGCTCGACGTCCCAGTGCTCGCCGGGACGGCGACCTACGGTGCCGACCAGTCCGCGCCCGGGAGCGTGACCTGCACCGGGATCGGTGAGGTCGCGATCGGGCCGCGACCGGAGACGGAAACGCCGGAGGCGGATCTGGCGCTCGCCGAGGAGTATGGCGAGGCGCTCTCCGGCGCCGACGCCGCGACGACCGGCGGTACGGACGCCGACGCCGACGCCGAGTCCCCGCCCGGACTCGACGTCCTGGTGGACCCGGCGATGCCCGAGCGACTCTGGCGAAAGCTCGCCGTCAACGTCGGGATCAACCCGACCACCGCACTGGCTCGCGCCGATAACGGCGCGCTCGCCGAGGACGAGATCGCAGCGACGGCACGTACCGCCGCTCGCGAGACCGCACGCGTCGCGCAGGCGAGTGGCGTCGACCTCGATGAGGCCGACGCGGCGGCCGAACTCGACGCAGTCGTCGAGGCCACTGCGGACAACCGCTCCTCGATGCTCCAGGACGTCGAACGCGGACGACGGACAGAGATCGACCAGCTGGCCGGCGCCGTCGTCGATCGAGCCGAGGAACACGAGGTCTCTGTGCCGGTCGCGCGCACGCTCACTGCGCTCGTCAGGGCGTGGGAGCGGGCGAACTACCTGCGATAG
- a CDS encoding iron-sulfur cluster biogenesis protein NfuA, whose amino-acid sequence MSTETQEGDDLEERVANFLRRNFPQIQMHGGSAAIQDLDRETGEVTIQLGGACSGCGISPMTIQAIKSRMVQEIPEIEQVHASTGMDGGGHGGGGMSPSFPGEDAGGEESTEDEGPQAPF is encoded by the coding sequence ATGAGTACGGAGACACAGGAGGGCGACGACCTGGAGGAGCGCGTCGCGAACTTCCTCCGGCGGAACTTTCCCCAGATTCAGATGCACGGCGGCTCCGCGGCGATCCAGGACCTCGACCGCGAGACCGGCGAGGTCACCATCCAGCTCGGCGGCGCCTGCAGCGGCTGTGGCATCTCCCCGATGACGATCCAGGCGATCAAGTCCCGGATGGTTCAGGAGATCCCCGAGATCGAGCAGGTCCACGCCTCGACCGGCATGGACGGTGGCGGCCACGGCGGTGGCGGGATGAGTCCATCCTTCCCCGGCGAGGACGCAGGCGGCGAGGAGTCGACCGAGGACGAAGGCCCGCAGGCGCCCTTCTGA
- a CDS encoding helix-turn-helix domain-containing protein, with protein sequence MADLLPSIPDASASDDAEPRVVGLDDEDADDVLGALSSETARELFAALTDDPGHPSALADRVDTSLQNVQYHLAKLEDAGMVEVVDTAYSAKGREMDVYAPADRPLVLFAGDEEDQTLLDRALGRLLGGVGVLTGASLAVRGLAGAEQSAQRESTVDLTGDSGDAAAPATDGGSSGAAEGDDAARDTATESADAVGDGAADYALTTDGSAGDQTVEPFAQEFAWLAEPLDATPLPPELFVFVVGATLLALAVGAWYLRERQTRV encoded by the coding sequence ATGGCCGACCTCTTGCCCTCCATCCCCGACGCGTCGGCCTCGGACGACGCCGAGCCGCGCGTGGTCGGCCTCGACGACGAGGACGCAGACGACGTACTCGGGGCCCTCTCCTCGGAAACCGCACGGGAGCTGTTCGCCGCCCTCACCGACGACCCCGGCCACCCATCCGCCCTTGCGGATCGGGTCGACACATCGCTCCAGAACGTCCAGTACCACCTCGCGAAGCTCGAGGACGCCGGGATGGTCGAGGTCGTCGACACGGCCTACTCCGCGAAGGGACGCGAGATGGACGTCTACGCGCCGGCCGATCGCCCGCTGGTCCTCTTCGCAGGCGACGAGGAGGACCAGACGCTACTCGACCGCGCGCTCGGGCGACTGCTCGGCGGCGTCGGCGTCCTCACCGGCGCGAGCCTCGCGGTTCGTGGGCTGGCCGGCGCTGAGCAATCCGCCCAGCGCGAATCGACGGTCGACCTGACCGGTGACAGTGGGGACGCCGCGGCGCCGGCGACCGACGGGGGGTCGAGCGGTGCCGCGGAGGGAGACGACGCTGCACGGGATACGGCCACGGAGTCGGCCGACGCGGTCGGCGACGGTGCCGCGGACTACGCCCTCACCACCGACGGCTCCGCGGGCGACCAGACCGTCGAACCGTTCGCCCAGGAGTTCGCCTGGCTGGCCGAGCCGCTCGACGCGACGCCGCTGCCACCGGAGCTCTTCGTCTTCGTCGTCGGCGCGACCCTGCTCGCCCTCGCCGTCGGCGCGTGGTACCTTCGGGAGCGTCAAACGCGCGTTTGA
- a CDS encoding universal stress protein, whose amino-acid sequence MYDDVLIPTDGSDAVDAALRHGLRIAENEGATVHGLYVVDKRITDAADPETRPDVEATLTDEGGAALEALSAAAERKGLPVVTEQRHGTPYKEILDYADEEAVDLVAIGSHGKSPREKLTSLGSVSERVVDGASIPVLVVRSEDAASADGD is encoded by the coding sequence ATGTACGACGACGTCCTGATTCCGACGGACGGCAGCGACGCGGTCGACGCGGCGCTTCGCCACGGGCTTCGCATCGCCGAGAACGAGGGCGCGACCGTCCACGGCCTCTACGTCGTCGACAAGCGGATCACCGACGCCGCGGACCCCGAGACCCGACCCGACGTCGAGGCCACGCTCACCGACGAGGGCGGGGCTGCGCTCGAGGCACTCTCGGCCGCAGCCGAGCGGAAGGGACTCCCGGTCGTCACCGAGCAGCGCCACGGAACGCCGTACAAGGAGATTCTCGACTACGCCGACGAGGAGGCGGTCGACCTCGTCGCGATCGGCTCGCACGGCAAGAGCCCCCGCGAGAAGCTGACGTCACTTGGCAGCGTCTCCGAACGCGTGGTCGACGGTGCCTCGATCCCGGTGCTCGTCGTCCGCAGTGAGGACGCGGCATCGGCTGACGGCGATTGA
- a CDS encoding universal stress protein, with protein sequence MAILVAYDGSDPAQEAVEEAITVYDDEIVLLRVLELSSGSIAAGVDLLQERIKEERDEQARELSEAMKELIDDADVEFTIETVVGQPSRAIVDYAEDHPEIDRIVIGSHGREGVSRVLLGNVAEKVVRRSPVTVTVVREEQRE encoded by the coding sequence ATGGCGATTCTCGTTGCCTACGACGGCTCGGATCCGGCACAGGAGGCGGTCGAAGAAGCGATCACCGTGTACGACGACGAGATCGTACTGCTCCGAGTGCTGGAACTCTCCAGTGGGTCGATCGCAGCGGGGGTCGACCTGCTGCAGGAGCGCATCAAAGAGGAACGAGACGAGCAGGCCAGGGAACTCTCCGAAGCGATGAAGGAACTGATCGACGACGCCGACGTCGAGTTCACGATCGAGACCGTCGTCGGGCAGCCGTCTCGAGCGATCGTCGACTACGCCGAGGACCACCCGGAGATCGACCGGATCGTGATCGGCAGCCACGGTCGGGAAGGGGTCTCGCGCGTCCTCCTGGGGAACGTCGCGGAGAAGGTGGTGCGTCGCTCGCCGGTCACTGTGACCGTGGTTCGGGAGGAGCAGCGGGAGTAG
- a CDS encoding MmgE/PrpD family protein, which translates to MTTTGEIARFVRETEFDDLPDDVVDATKRRILDSVGIALGAVGAAPVEAVRRTVHEDGGLDCCMWASEGRASISGAAMYNTVLTRYLDFMDSFLAPGETPHPSDNVGTVLAVGEHVDASGEDLLAATAIAYQLQGELAWAAPVRDRGFDHVTHTVLTQAAAAGKLLQLDHEQLQHAIGIAGTAHNALRVTRTGGINEWKGVAAGNAARNGTYAALLASNGMEGPTDLFEGQKGWQQVISGGDFALDLDPPCPRLHDVMCKRYVAETYAQSAVEGIVELANTVALDPDAVESIDLSTFHGAKLIIGGGEGDRHVVETKAQADHSLPYMLAVAAIDRELLTRQYEPERIQSDDVQRLLRTVSVEEDPALTERFEAGEMPAVIDVELADGTVHHVEKDAFRGHPTDPMDWDDLDEKLRPMATDVYGEHRWANVTECVQSLEDRSVHDLLELLD; encoded by the coding sequence ATGACCACGACCGGCGAGATCGCGAGGTTCGTGCGCGAGACCGAATTCGACGACCTCCCCGACGACGTCGTCGACGCGACCAAACGCCGCATCCTCGACTCCGTCGGCATCGCGCTCGGTGCCGTGGGTGCCGCGCCCGTCGAGGCGGTGCGCCGGACGGTGCACGAGGACGGCGGGCTGGACTGTTGCATGTGGGCCTCGGAGGGCCGCGCGTCGATCTCGGGCGCGGCGATGTACAACACGGTGCTCACGCGCTACCTCGACTTCATGGACTCGTTCCTCGCGCCCGGCGAGACGCCCCACCCCAGTGACAACGTCGGCACCGTCCTGGCCGTCGGCGAGCACGTGGACGCGTCGGGGGAGGACCTGCTCGCGGCGACGGCGATCGCCTACCAGCTCCAGGGCGAACTCGCCTGGGCGGCACCGGTCCGTGACCGGGGGTTCGACCACGTCACGCACACCGTGCTCACGCAGGCCGCTGCAGCGGGCAAACTCCTGCAACTCGACCACGAACAGCTACAGCACGCGATCGGCATCGCGGGGACGGCGCACAACGCCCTGCGGGTCACCCGAACGGGTGGCATCAACGAGTGGAAGGGCGTTGCCGCCGGCAACGCCGCGCGCAACGGCACCTACGCCGCGCTCCTCGCGAGCAACGGGATGGAGGGCCCGACCGACCTCTTCGAGGGCCAGAAGGGCTGGCAGCAGGTGATTTCTGGCGGCGACTTCGCCCTCGACCTCGATCCCCCCTGCCCGCGGCTCCACGACGTCATGTGCAAGCGCTACGTCGCTGAGACCTACGCCCAGTCCGCCGTCGAGGGGATCGTCGAACTCGCGAACACCGTCGCCCTCGATCCGGACGCCGTGGAGTCGATCGACCTCTCGACGTTCCACGGCGCGAAGCTCATCATCGGCGGCGGGGAAGGCGACCGCCACGTCGTCGAGACGAAGGCCCAGGCCGACCACTCGCTGCCCTACATGCTCGCGGTGGCAGCGATCGACCGCGAACTGCTCACCCGGCAGTACGAGCCCGAACGCATCCAATCCGACGACGTACAGCGCCTCCTCCGGACGGTCTCCGTCGAGGAGGACCCCGCACTCACCGAGCGGTTCGAGGCCGGCGAGATGCCCGCGGTGATCGACGTCGAACTCGCCGACGGGACGGTCCACCACGTCGAGAAGGACGCCTTCCGCGGGCACCCCACGGACCCGATGGACTGGGACGATCTGGACGAGAAGCTCCGCCCGATGGCGACCGACGTCTACGGCGAGCACCGGTGGGCGAACGTCACCGAGTGCGTGCAGTCCCTGGAGGACCGCTCCGTCCACGACCTGCTGGAACTGCTCGACTGA
- a CDS encoding phosphosulfolactate synthase, with protein sequence MADPDRPFDFLHANERPEKPRETGITEIRGPYYDPMGPRELRDILETMGHYVDIYKFSGGSFALMPEEVVTEMIDCCHEFDVRVNTGGYVENVLLRNNDAVGQYVEECDRLGFDIVEISSGFLAIDTDDMVAMTELVAEHGLEPKPEINVQFGAGGASDPEELEREGQQDPQQAIEEGRRHLDAGADHLMVEAEGITEEVREWRTDVVYEIENALGMENLVFEAPGPEMFEWYVKNFGPNVNLFVDNSQIVELECMRSGLWGKATSWGRVVTYGGE encoded by the coding sequence ATGGCAGATCCAGACCGGCCGTTCGACTTCCTGCACGCCAACGAGCGCCCCGAGAAGCCCCGCGAGACCGGCATCACGGAGATCCGCGGCCCGTACTACGACCCGATGGGTCCCCGAGAACTCCGCGACATTCTCGAGACGATGGGCCACTACGTGGACATCTACAAGTTCTCCGGCGGCTCCTTCGCGCTGATGCCCGAGGAGGTCGTGACCGAGATGATCGACTGCTGCCACGAGTTCGACGTCCGCGTGAACACCGGCGGGTACGTCGAGAACGTCCTCCTGCGGAACAACGACGCGGTCGGACAGTACGTCGAGGAGTGCGACCGCCTCGGCTTCGATATCGTCGAAATCTCCTCGGGCTTCCTCGCGATCGACACCGACGACATGGTCGCGATGACGGAACTGGTCGCCGAGCACGGCCTGGAACCCAAGCCCGAGATCAACGTCCAGTTCGGCGCGGGCGGCGCGTCCGACCCCGAAGAACTCGAGCGTGAGGGCCAGCAGGACCCCCAGCAGGCGATCGAGGAGGGCCGCCGGCACCTCGACGCTGGGGCCGATCACCTGATGGTCGAGGCCGAGGGGATCACCGAGGAGGTCCGCGAGTGGCGCACCGACGTCGTCTACGAGATCGAGAACGCCCTGGGGATGGAGAATCTCGTGTTCGAGGCGCCGGGACCCGAGATGTTCGAGTGGTACGTCAAGAACTTCGGCCCCAACGTCAACCTGTTCGTCGACAACTCACAGATCGTCGAACTCGAGTGCATGCGCTCGGGGCTCTGGGGCAAGGCGACCAGCTGGGGACGGGTCGTGACCTACGGCGGGGAGTAA